The following is a genomic window from Melopsittacus undulatus isolate bMelUnd1 chromosome 8, bMelUnd1.mat.Z, whole genome shotgun sequence.
ACAAACCTGCTTTGTCTCCTGTTTCCTTAAGAGACCTTTTATACAATTCTGATGTTCTTGTCCTTATTTATAGTTTTGATTATATATTTTTGAGCTAGCCCACATTTACATTTCatatgaaagacaaaaattaagGCATTTAGGAGGGAGTATATGGATTATTTCTGCTAAACTTACTCTAAAGCaataaaagggagaaagaaagtaGATTTGTTTCTgccaggaagaaaatgaaatgggCTCAATCCTTATACCTTTCATTCCCTGCCTCTCAGGTGGAAGCCCCTTACTGCATATCTAGgtctatttttgtttcattttgccgCGGGTAGTGGAGAGCCTTCTAAGCTACACTGTGCTTGTTCTACTACTAATGTGGTAAAGTGGACACTGATTTATACAGCAAGGCAAGAGTCATTAGTTTGGGGCCTAAAGGGTTAAAAGGTACtacagtgtggggctgggaaaaGAGGACTGGGAAAAGGATAACAATCTCTGCTGACAGCAAAACAGTTTGGCAGCCTTCAATctacaaagacttttttttcccccagtttaaCTTCTTAAAGCTATTCACATTCAGGTAGTTTTGCTCCTCTTTCTTATCTGCTACTTAACacagcattcactacttccccAGTTTATATCCTTGCAGCTGCTGTGGGAAAATGCATCATTCAGCAACTAATTCCAGCTTTAGAATGAAGCAGAAATGCTGTCCAGTAATCTCAGCCAGGGATGGCTAACAAGCGAATGGAGACTGCTAGGCAGAGCCAATCCAAAGAACATTTTTAGGGAAGTATCACAGTAAAGGATCACATGATACTGTCtgtatgttctttctttttccctttctcacagTGTCCAATGCACTGTGAGTGATCCTTAGTCATGTTTGAGGAAGTAGCCTATTTATTCAAAAGAAACATCAACTACCTAAGAGCTGATTCTGTAGAGTAAATGACTTAAATTATTTAGGGAGGAACACTATATAACACATAGTGTTTTGTAAAAGTGGATTTAGCTTTAAAAGGAATGTGAATTACAGCCAAGGGGGAGACCTTTTATCTTCCAAACTCTAAAGATGACTTCATTTACTGCTTACAGTTACTGTAAGCACTGTAGATCTGTGCTGATAGAGTACATTTCTGTGAAAGACTGTGCTTTCTTTTAAGTGATTTGGTTCAGCTGGTTTTCTAAGTCAGCTTTTCATGGATTTCAGGAAATGCTCGGGGGAGGGGAGAACCACTTTATCATAATACAGGTGACGTTTTGCCACATTGGGCATCTCAGTCATTTACAGTTAcagctctatggggcacagatTTTGTCTTTTGTGAGCAGGTAGAAACCCAGTAGTGCCTTCAGTAATCTACAAATAGTAGTTTAAAACACCGATACATTTTAACTTCATTTGAATGCAGTTTAGCTATTAGAAATTACAGCTACAAATCTATAGGCTTATGCTTTCTTGATATTGTCACAGATTCTTTCACAATATCACATCTATGCTCTGGAGATCACCAGGAATTTGGGACATCTTTCTGAAGTCTAAAGTTGTCTGCACCTTTGCCATTTTGTGTATGCCAATTTAAAGAGAGAACTAAGCTATCCTTCCCCCAGTGTGTCATAGTGACACAGTCACAGACCTTTCAAGTGTGAGAACAGCATTTCTggacagttttatttttccctgctgaCATTCATATGGTTTGTTATGTCAGACAGGAGCCTCTGCTTGCTTACAGCCTTGTAGCTTTTAATAGAAATAAGGCAAGGAGAGCTGATGCAATTAGCTCAGCCAAAGGTTCAGTTCTCTTTCAAGTATTATGCACCGCTCTACTCTTAACACACTGTTCCTTCTCTCATGGATTTAGAAGAGAGCTAGATTCCTAGGCAGATTCATCCTGAAGACATTTTCTACTCACTTTAATCTTTCCATTTTAAGCTTTTTGGGCAGGACTCCTGTGTCTGTTTGGACTAGCACTAAAACAGGCTAGTTCAGTAGGGGGAAAAGCAGGACCACGTGGAAATCTCTCTGCACTTACACACTCAATCAGCAGTTCATCAACAGAATAGGTACCCAGAAACTAAAAGCAGAGATgctactttttttaaaaagtttcacaataaaatttattatgttaatatcatttaaaatattataaaataataaaatattctgcttgGCAGAAAAATTATGCCAGGGTTTTAAAACCCCAGGTTTGTGCAAATAGTTTTTGTAAACATAAGAAGTCAAGTGTTCAAGTTCCATCCCAAAATACAGTAAATTGCTACAAAAATAAGTTTGCTCACTGTCAAACATGGTTAAAAACCCAGGCAGCTGGATTTCTTCACACATTTCTCACACGTCCCTGTACAGTTAATGCTGTACTTATATCTGAAACGGGAAGGATTTCAGATAGTCCTTTAAAACGGGATTGAGGGGAATCTGGTTCAAGTTCTCTCTTCCAAAAGTCTTCACAATGCTTTTCCGGCAGAGCTCCTGCAGGGGCTGCATGCGGACTTTGCGCAGGGGGGTAACCAGTACCTTCCTCGGGGAGCTTAGGTAATGTTCCAGCAGCTTAAAAAGACAGTCAAAAGTCTCTTTGCTGCCATCCAGGCTGAAATGCCCAGCCTGAAAGTTTATCCGGATGCTGGTGGGCCCAGTCGCAGTCTTAACACTGATAGCAAAGAAGCAATTCTTCTGTGTGCTGTCCCTGATGAGGAAGGTGCCCTCAGGCTCAGACTTCAGCTTCTCATGGGCAGCATTGACAGTCAGAGGTCCCCAGTAGAAGCCACAGGCTTCCAGCAGGCTGCTGGCTCGAGTGATACTACTGAAATCCGCTTGCGAGCGAAAGGTTCGGAAGTGAGtgttgctctgtgcctgcaCAGTGCCAGGCCGGCCTGAGCCCTGGTAGCTTCGAGCCTGTGAACGATCCTGTGCCGGAGGGTCAAGTAGACACCTTGGGTCTGCTGCAACTGCATTATCTGCTGACACCTTGCTGTGCGCTACCATCCTACAGCCTAGACCAGCGGATGCGGTCTTCCATAGCGTCAGCGGCTACGGCagggcagctttccagcagcCAATCTGAAATACCAAAGAAACACAGCGTGAGATCCCCAGAGAAAAGTGGCTGCAATCTCTGAATGACCAAGTCTTCCATTCATATGCCTCCCACCcattataaaataatgaaatagtcATTTGCCAATTCACACTGGGCAAAAAAACTGACAGGCTTAGCAGAGATGGCAAAGTCCAAAGCTCCAAAAATACTTAGCAAGAATCATTAACAGCTACAGAAGATAACACAGTTTCTCCGCTATAAGCCCACAAAAGCATACTGGGACCTGGAGCACGTCAAACAACATCAATGAGCAGTTTTCTTGTATACACTATCAGATTCTCAAGTTTTTTAGAGAACAAAGCAAGGTTTTACAACTGAGTTACCAATTTCTCATCacctctctttcccttccccagtACCAACTT
Proteins encoded in this region:
- the SOCS1 gene encoding suppressor of cytokine signaling 1, which codes for MVAHSKVSADNAVAADPRCLLDPPAQDRSQARSYQGSGRPGTVQAQSNTHFRTFRSQADFSSITRASSLLEACGFYWGPLTVNAAHEKLKSEPEGTFLIRDSTQKNCFFAISVKTATGPTSIRINFQAGHFSLDGSKETFDCLFKLLEHYLSSPRKVLVTPLRKVRMQPLQELCRKSIVKTFGRENLNQIPLNPVLKDYLKSFPFQI